In Streptomyces liangshanensis, the DNA window TGCGCCGTACCGCTCCGTCCTCCGTCGCCTTCTCGATGGCACAGACCGTCATCGGTTGGTCACCTCCGGCGACGAAGCTAGCCATCGCACTTCCTGCCGAACAATGCGAGACCCCCCTCTTCATACATAAGGGTGGCGATGGGGGGATTCGCCTGAGAGTGCGGGGGTGGTTGTGCTGTCGGCGGTCGACATGGTTAAGGTAAGGCTGTCCTAAGCGAATCGTTCCGCCTGGCCACGAGCCTTTCCTCCCCGCCGTCCCCGCCCGTCCCGTCCCCTCCCTCCCCTCCCTCCCTCAGGAGAACGCAGATGTCCGTACGACGCCGTGGCGCAGCCGCCGTGGTCGCTCTCGCCGCCGCACTCACCCTCGCGGCGTGCGGCAGCGGTTCCTCCGACACGTCTTCCGCCAAGTCCTCGGGCGCCTCCTCCGGGGCCAAGGCCGACGCGGCGGGCAAGGCCGCCGTCGCCACCGGCGGCGAGGACTTCGCGAGCGCGGCGAAGAAGACCGCGGCCTTCGGGACGGACGCGAAGCCGGGGCAGTTCCCGCGCACGATCACGCACGCCATGGGCAAGACCGTGATCGAGGCGCGGCCCCAGCGCGTGGTCGTGCTGGACGTGGGCGAACTGGACAACGTTGTCTCGCTCGGCATCAAGCCGGTCGGCTGGGCGGCCACCCTGCCGGGCGACAAGCTCCCCCCGTACCTCGCCAAGCAGGCCGGTGACCCGAAGAGCGTCGGCACCATCAGCAGCCTCAACCTGGAGGCCATCGCGGCCCTCAAGCCCGACCTCATCCTGGGCAGCCAGCTGCGCGCGGCGGACAAGTACAACGAACTGTCCAAGATCGCGCCGACGGTCTTCTCCATCCGGCCCGGCTTCACCTGGAAGGAGAACTACCTCCTCAACGCCAAGGCGGTCGACAAGCTCGCGGAGGCTCAGGCGAAGCTCGCCGACTACCGGAAGAGGGTCGCCGCGCTCGACACGGCCCTCGGCTCCGACCGGCCCACGATCTCGATGGTCCGCTTCCGCCCCGGGCAGCTGCGGCTGTACGCGGAGAGCTCGTTCATCGGCCAGATCCTCAAGGACGTCGGCCTGCCGCGGCCCAAGAACCAGCAGATCCAGGACCTCGCCGTCGAGATCAGCCCCGAGAAGATCGACGAGGCCGACGCCGACTGGATCTTCTGGGCCACGTACGGCGATCCGTCGAAGACCGACGAGGCCGCCGCGACCTCCAGCCCGCTGTGGAAGAACCTCACCGCGGTGAAGAACGGCCACGTCAAGGCGGTCAACGACGAGACCTGGTACCTCGGCCTCGGCGTCACGGCAGCGGACCTGGTCCTGAACGACCTGCACACGTACCTCGCGAAGTAGGCGAGTCCCCTCGTCACGCGGGAGCCGCTGGGCGGCTCCTCACGGAACGGACGCGAGGCTGACGGCCCCGGGCCCCGGTGACTCTCCGGCGCTCACCCGACGACATCGGGTGAGCGCCCGGCCGCCGTCACGGGCCGGCCCGTGACGCCCCGTACCCCCGTGGTCCCGCGGCCCCCCACGGCATGGTCGGTGGGGTACGGCGGGCAGGTAGCCTTTCCCCGTGCCCCGACTGTCCGAAGTCCTCGCCGAACTCGACACCCTCTGGCCCCCCGAGCGGGCCGAGCAGTGGGATGCCGTCGGCACGGTCTGCGGTGATCCCGACGCGTCCGTCACCCGGGTCCTGTTCGCGGTCGACCCCGTCCAGGACATCGTCGACGAGGCCGTGGAGCTGGGCGCCGAGCTGATCGTCACGCACCACCCGCTCTACCTGCGTGGTACGACGACGGTCGCGGCGTCCACCTTCAAGGGCCGCGCCGTGCACACCCTCATCAAGCACGACATCGCGCTGCACGTCGCGCACACCAACGCCGACACCGCCGACCCCGGCGTCTCCGACGCCCTCGCGGGCGCGCTGGACCTGCGGATCGTACGACCCCTCGTACCGGACCCCACCGACCCCGCGGGCCGCCGCGGCCTCGGCCGGATCTGCGAACTCGACCGCCCCGCCACCCTCCGCGACTTCGCCGCGCGCGTCGCCCACCGGCTGCCCGCCACCGCGCAGGGCATCAGGATCGCCGGCGACCCGGCCGCCCTCGTCCGTACCGTCGCGGTCAGCGGCGGCTCGGGCGACAGCCTCTTCGACCAGGTCAGGGCCGCGGGCGTGGACGCGTTCGTCACCGCCGACCTGCGCCACCACCCGGTCTCCGAGGCCACCCACCACTCGCCGCTGGGACTGGTCGACGCCGCGCACTGGGCCACCGAATGGCCCTGGTGCGAGCAGGCCGCCGCCCAGCTCGACGAGATTTCCGACCGCCACGGCTGGGACCTGCGGGTCCACGTCTCGAAGACGGTCACCGACCCCTGGTCCGCCCACCTCTCCTCAGGAGCCCCCAACTGAACGCCGACCCCGCCGACCAGATCCGCCTCCTCGACGTCCAGGCGCTCGACGTCCGGCTGTCGCAGCTCGACCACAAGCGCGGCGCGCTGCCCGAGCACGCCGAGATCGAGTCGCTCACCAAGGACCTCGCGCAGCTGCGGGACCTCCTCGTCGCCTCCCAGACCGAGGAGAGCGACACCGCCCGCGAGCAGACCAAGGCCGAGCAGGACGTCGACCAGGTGCGCCAGCGCGCCGTACGCGACCAGCAGCGCCTCGACTCCGGGACGGTCAGCTCGTCCAAGGACCTGGAGAACCTCCAGCGCGAGATCGTCTCCCTCGCCAAGCGGCAGGGAGACCTGGAGGACGTCGTCCTCGAAGTGATGGAGCGCCGCGAGTCCGCGCAGGAGCGGGTCGCCGAGCTGACGGAACGCGTCTCCTCCGTCCAGGCCAAGACCGACGACGCCGTCGCGCGCCGCGACGCGGCCACCGAGGGGCTGGACGGCGAGGCCGCGACCGTCACGAAGGAGCGCGAGGTCGTCTCCGGGACGCTCCCCGCCGACCTCCTCAAGCTGTACGAGAAGCTCCGCACCCAGCAGGGCGGGGTGGGCGCCGCCCGCCTCTACCGGCGCCGCTGCGAGGGCTGCCAGCTGGAGCTGAACATCACCGAGGTCAACGAGGTCAAGGCGGCCCCGCGCGACGAAGTGCTGCGGTGCGAGAACTGCCGCCGCATCCTGGTCCGTACCGCCGACTCGGGCCTCTGACCGATGACCGTTCCTACGGCAGACACCCCGACGCCCGCGCCCACCTTCTACGTGGAGGCGGACGGCGGCTCGCGCGGCAACCCGGGGCCCGCGGGGTACGGGGCCGTCGTCCTCGACCCGCGGACGGGCGAGGCGCTGGCGGAGACCGCGGAGTACGTGGGCGTCGCGACGAACAACGTCGCCGAGTACAAGGGCCTGATCGCGGGGCTCACGGCGGCGAAGGCGCTCGACCCCGACGCCCGGGTGCACGTCCGGATGGACTCCAAGCTGGTCGTCGAGCAGATGACCGGCCGCTGGAAGATCAAGCACCCGGACATGAAGCCGCTGGCGGCGGAGGCGGCGCGGATCCTGCCGGCGGACCGGGTGACGTACGAGTGGATCCCGCGCGAGCGGAACAAGCACGCGGACCGGCTCGCCAACGAGGCGATGGACGCGGGCAAGCAGGGGCGCCAGTGGGACGCGGCGTCGTCCACGGCGGCCCTGGACGTGGGCGCGGCACGCTCGGCGGCGAAGCTCGCGGGGCCCGCGCCCACCGGGACGGAGGAATCGCCGGCGTCGGCCAAGACGGACACCTCGACGGTCGCGGAGAAGGACACCTCCACCGGCTGGGGCGGGTCCGCCGACCTGGGACCGCCCGCCACCTTCGTCCTCCTCCGGCACGGCGAGACGGCGCTCACCCCCAGCAAGCGCTTCTCCGGCAGCGGGGGCACCGACCCGGAACTGTCGCCCGTCGGCCGCCGCCAGGCGGAGGCCGCCGGCGCGGCGCTCGCCGCGCGCGGCACCGTCCAGGACATCGTCTCCTCGCCGCTGCTCCGTTGCCGCGAGACCGCCCAGGCGGCGGCCGACCGGCTGGGCCTGGACGTCGTCATCGAGGACGACCTGCGCGAGACGGACTTCGGCGCGTGGGAGGGGATGTCGTTCGCGGAGGTACGGGAGCGGTACCCCGACGACCTCAGCGCCTGGCTCAGCTCACCGACCGTGGCCCCCACGGGCGGCGGCGAGAGCTTCGCGACGGTGGGCCGCCGCGTCGCGGCCGCCCGCGACCGCCTCCTCGCCCGGTACGCGGGCCGCACGGTCCTGGTCGTCACGCACGTGACGCCGGTGAAGGAGCTGGTACGGCTGGCGCTGGGCGCACCGCCCGAGTCCCTGTTCCGGATGGAACTGTCGGCGGCGTCGGTGTCGGTGGTGGCGTACTACGCGGACGGCAACGCGTCCCTGAGACTCCTGAACGACACCTCACACCTAACCTGAATCCCCACCACTCCAAGCCCGTCCACCGGACGGCCCCTCCAAGCGGCTCCGCCGGGCGGTCACTCCAAGCGGCTCCGCCGCAAGCCCGCCGGGCGGGCCCCCACTTCAAGCCCGTCCGGCGTTTGAGGACATCGGTAACCCGCGCCCCCCACGCGCGGCCACCCGGCGTCCCCGCCCCGGTCAAGTCCCGCCAGCGGCCGACCACTTCAAGCGGCTCCGCCGCAAACCCCGCCGGACGAGCCGCGACTTCAAGCCCGTCCGGCGTTTGAGGACATCAGTAACCCGCACCACCCACCCACCGGCACCACCCTCACACCCCCAAAGAACCCCCTCGCAACCCACCCGCCCCCCGAGCCAACCCCTCCACCCGCCCCCAGTCCCGCGCGGCCAGCGCATCCGCCGGGATCATCCACGTCCCCCCGACACACCCCACGTTGGGCAGCGCCAGGTACTCCCGCGCCGACTCCGCCGTGATCCCGCCCGTCGGGCAGAAACGGGCCTGCGGGAGCGGGCTGCTCAAGGACTTGAGGTACGCGGTACCCCCCGCCGCCTCCGCCGGGAAGAACTTCATCTCCGTCACCCCACGCTCCAGCAACGCCACCACCTCCGAGGCCGTCGACACCCCCGGCAGGAACGGCACCCCGGACTCCCGCGCCGCGTCCAGCAGCCTCGGCGTCCACCCGGGGCTGACCAGGAAGCGCGCCCCCGCCGCCACCGAGTCGGCCACACCCGCCGGGGTGATGACCGTGCCCGCGCCGACCACCGCGTCCGGCACCTCCTCGGCTATCGCGCGGATCGCGTCCAGCGCCGCCGGCGTCCTGAGCGTCACCTCGATCGCGGGCAGCCCGCCCGCGACCAGGGCGCGGGCGAGCGGGACGGCGTCGGCGGCGTCGTGGAGAACCACCACAGGGATGACGGGCGCGAGGTCGAGCAGGGAGGTCATGGCGTCATCCTGCCCCGCGTGCGCAGAGCACGCAACGAGCGTTGCGCACCACGCAACGCGACGGAACGCACCGCACACCGAAGCGCCCCCTCAGTGGATCTCCCTGACCACCACGTCCAGCGCCCACGTCCGCCCAGCCCCAACCCCGGCGCCAGCCCCAACCCCGGAGCCCCCCGCCCCCGCCGGAGCCGTCACCTCCACCACGTACCCCAGGTCCCGCAACGCCTCCACCAGCCCCGCCGGCGTCCTGGGCCGGGCCCCGGCCATGAGCAGGTCCCGGACCAGCCGCCCCTTCGTCGCCTTGTTGAAGTGGCTGACCACGGACCTCTTCTCGACCCCGGTCGCCTCGTCCACCTGCGCGTGCAGCACCCGTACCGTCGCCGTACGCCCGGCGAGCGCCCCCTCGGGCTTCCACGCCGCCGCGTACGCCGACGAACGCAGGTCCAGCACCATCCCGTCACCCGCCGCCTCGGGCACGACGGCCCGCATGGGCGTCCGCCAGTACGTGCCGAGCGCGCCGAGACCCGGCAGTCTGACCCCCATCGCGCACCGGTACGGCGGGATCCGGTCGCCGATCCGTACCGCACCCCACAACCCGGAGAAGACCAGCAGCGACTTCCCCGCGCGGCGCTTCGCGGCGGTGTCGAGGGTGGCGAGGCCGAGCGCGTCGTACAGCACACCGGTGTACAGCTCCCCGGCGGGACGCGCCCCGGCCGTCCGCAGGACGACGTTCTTGGCGATCTCCCCGCGCAGCCCCTCGGTGAGTCCGAGCACGTCACGCGCCTTGTCCTCGTCGGCCGCGCACAACTCCACCAGCTCGTCCAGTACGGCGGCCCTGGCCTCGGCGAGACCCGGCAGCGACAGGGACTCCGGCTTCAGGGGCGCGCCGCGCCCGGCGGCGGCCTTCCCTTCGGACGGGGGGAGCAGCACGAGCACGGTGGTTCTCCTTCGGGGACGTACGGGGCGAAGGGCGCCCCGGCCGCCAGGGTAGGCGACGAGCGCCCGGCGGCGGCCCACGCCCGCCTCGCCCTCAGGCCCCCGCGGCGCGAAGCACCCGTACCAGCTCCTCGGCCTGGTCCGCGTGGAAGCGGATCACCCGGGCCCGGCCCGTGCGCCCCAGGGGCCGCACGAACGTGACCGGCTCGGTCAGCTCCACCCTTACGGACGTCTGGCTGCCGACCACCAGGTCCAGCACGCCCTCATCTGCGCACTGAATCAACCCCCCACTCGGATAACGCCGCTCCACCCGCACCGAGGCGATGCGTTCGCGAGCGATCAGGAGATCGAAGAGCGCGCCGTACCGGATCCTCAACGAACCGTCCGCGCCCGCCACATGGGGCCGGGTGACGCACCCGGCGTGCAGGGCGAGCACGGCCAGCACGGTGTAGACGTCGAGGACGAGCATGATCCGGTGCACGAGGGGCCACGGGGTGAGCAGGACGGTCAGGACCACCGTCTCGACGACCGAGACGAAGAGGAGCCCGTACATCATCGCCGTCTGCGGCCCGGTGTACGGGGCCGCGTGGTCGCCGTCGCGTACCCCGTGCGTCCGGCGCGCGACCCAGCGGGCCAGGCTGCCGACGCCCCGTACCTCATGCAGCAACAGCCGCCGCACGGAAGGCGGAAGGAACCCCGGGACCGACCCGAGAACGACCCCCCACATCCCACGCGCCCCACCCCCGGCACGCCCCACGGCCCGCCACCTGACCCTCACGAGCTCCCCCTCCCCACACCCTGCTCCCCATCCCCGCCCGCAACTCCCTCTTCCCGAGCCCGCGTTCGCCCCCGCTCCGTCAACGCCTCCATGATCCGGCGGACGACCTCCGCCTGGGCCGGGGCGAAGTCGGCCAGCAGGGCCGCGCCGAAACCGGCGTCCATCGGATCCCCCTCGACCGGCATCGCGTCGACCAACGTGTCGGGCACGGCCGCCGAGATCGCCGCGGCCAGCGCCGGGATCCGCGGATCGTCGCGCGGCGCCTCGGCGAGGTCGTCCAACCGCCGGTAGAGCGCGAGCACTTCGGTGTCGTGCGTCAGCGGATGGAGGGCCTCGTACACACGCCGGTCCCCGTCCGCGGTGTCGAAGAGCGTCAGCAGTTCCCGGTCCTTCGCGGCCATGGGGGAGTCCGTGGCCGGGAGCGTCCCCAGCAGCCGCGCCAACGCCGGCGACACCGGCCCGGCGCCGCCGGACAGCGGGCCCGCCATCAGCTCGGCGAGCCTCGCGCGCCGCTCCTGGATCGCCCGCTCCTCCCGGGCCAGATCGGCGTCCAGCTCCGCGAGCACCTCGGCCAGCTCCCGCCCGGCGTCGTCGGCGAGCACGTCCCGTACCTCGTCCAGGCCGAGCCCCAGCTCGGTGAGCCGCCGGATCCGCGCCAGCAGGACGGCGTCCCGCACCGAATACTCCCGGTAACCATTGGCCCGGCGCACAGGCTCGGGCAGCAGCCCCCGGTGGTGGTAGTGCCGTACCGCCCGCGGGGTGACCCCGACCAGCGCGGCGATCTCTCCGATCCTCATACGCCGAGTAGAAACGTTGACGCAGCGGCAAGGTCAAGCGTGCGGGGCCCGCCGCCACGCCGGGTAACATGGTGGGCACGGCAGACGAGCCGGGCGGACGGCCGCGTCAAGATCTCCGATCTTGCCGAGGAACGTCCGGGCTCCACAGGGCAGGGTGGTGGCTAACGGCCACCCGGGGTGACCCGCGGGACAGTGCCACAGAAAACAGACCGCCGGGAGCTTCGGCCCCCGGTAAGGGTGAAACGGTGGTGTAAGAGACCACCAGTGCCCAGGGTGACCTGGGCAGCTAGGTAAACCCCACCCGGAGCAAGGTCAAGAGGGGCCTCCGTAGAACGAGGCCCTGCGCGGACGCTCGAGGGCTGCTCGCCCGATGTCCGCGGGTAGACCGCACGAGGCCGGCGGCAACGCCGGTCCTAGATGGATGGCCGTCTCCCCGGCCGCCGCGAGGCAACCGGGAGACAGAACCCGGCGTACAGCCCGACTCGTCTGCCGCCAAGGGCCCCTGACCGGCTGAGTGCCGGTCAGGGGCCCTTTCCGGCTCACGTGGCCGTCGGAGGCGAAGCGGGACCAGATGTCCGGGATGGTGTCGTTGTCGACGTCGGGGATGCCGATGGCGGTCGAGACGTCGGCCTCCGTGGTGAGGGAGTTCAGTGCGGGGCTGATGGGCAAGGTCGACTTCTAGCGCTGGAACGAGCGGTTGGGCGCGTACGCAAAGGTGAAGTGATGGCTGTTTCCTCGGAGTTGGGGTTCTTCGACGGGCGGAGCTTCAGCCTGTTCGACTATCGGCACGGGCACGCGCAGGTGGTTGTGCGTGGGTTTCCGCCGTTCGGCGACGCTGTGGTGGAGAGCGGGGAGGGTGTGGTGCTCGACCTGTGTTTCCTCGGTGTCCAGCGGATCTCCTGCTGGAAGGACATCGGTCCCGTTCATCTCCGGGTCGCGGACACCGCGGAGCGGGCCACCTTGGAATCCCGTATCGGGCCGGTCAGGAGGAGGGAGGTCTTCCTGCTCGAACCGGGCTCGATCGAGAGTTATGTCATCGCCGGGCGTGTGGTGTGGGCCGAGTTCCTGATTCCGTCCCCGTTCACGCTTCCCAGCCCGCTCGACAGCCAGAACCGGGAGGAGGCGGCGACGTATCGGCCCGTCGGTGGCTTCAAGCACTCGACTCGGGCGTAATTGCCTACCGGGAGCGGGGCTGAGGGCGGAGACTCGGGGCGTGGCTGACATGGGGGTGTTTCGGGAGGCGGTTGTCGCTTGGGCGGGGGGTGGGGACGGGGGGCTGGCGCGGGAGTTGGTCGGGCGGGTGGGTGTTCGGGGCGTTGTCCTGGTGGAGGGGCCCAGTGATGCCGCCGCCGTGGAGGCGCTGGCCGTGTCGCGGGGGCGGGATCTGGTGGGCGAGGGGGTTTGCGTGCTGCCGATGGGCGGGGCGATGAGCGTGGGGCGGTTCGTCCAGGTTCTCGGGCCGCCCGGGCTCGGGTTGCGGCTCGCGGGGTTGTGCGACGAGGCGGAGCTGTCCTTCTACGTCCGGGGCCTGGAGCGGGCCGGGGCGACGCGGGACGGGTTCTTCGTCTGTGTGGCGGACCTGGAGGACGAACTGATCCGCGCGCTGGGTACGGATCGGGTGGCGGAACTGGTCGAGGCCGAGGGTGATCTGCGCGCCCTCCAGACCTTCCTGCGCCAGCCTGCCCAGCAAGGTCGTCCGTCACAGCAGCAGTTGCGGCGCTTCCTCGGTACGAAGAAGGGGCGGAAGATCCACTACGGGCGTGTCCTGGTCGAGGCGCTGGAGCCCGGCCGCGTACCGGCTCCGCTCGACGACCTGCTCGCCTTCCTCAACGCGCCCAGGGTGGGCTGATGGTGCTGCCGTCCGCCAGGCGGGCCGTGAGGCCGACGCTGGTGGTCACCCAGATGTGGGTGGG includes these proteins:
- the yaaA gene encoding peroxide stress protein YaaA, producing the protein MLVLLPPSEGKAAAGRGAPLKPESLSLPGLAEARAAVLDELVELCAADEDKARDVLGLTEGLRGEIAKNVVLRTAGARPAGELYTGVLYDALGLATLDTAAKRRAGKSLLVFSGLWGAVRIGDRIPPYRCAMGVRLPGLGALGTYWRTPMRAVVPEAAGDGMVLDLRSSAYAAAWKPEGALAGRTATVRVLHAQVDEATGVEKRSVVSHFNKATKGRLVRDLLMAGARPRTPAGLVEALRDLGYVVEVTAPAGAGGSGVGAGAGVGAGRTWALDVVVREIH
- a CDS encoding bifunctional RNase H/acid phosphatase; amino-acid sequence: MTVPTADTPTPAPTFYVEADGGSRGNPGPAGYGAVVLDPRTGEALAETAEYVGVATNNVAEYKGLIAGLTAAKALDPDARVHVRMDSKLVVEQMTGRWKIKHPDMKPLAAEAARILPADRVTYEWIPRERNKHADRLANEAMDAGKQGRQWDAASSTAALDVGAARSAAKLAGPAPTGTEESPASAKTDTSTVAEKDTSTGWGGSADLGPPATFVLLRHGETALTPSKRFSGSGGTDPELSPVGRRQAEAAGAALAARGTVQDIVSSPLLRCRETAQAAADRLGLDVVIEDDLRETDFGAWEGMSFAEVRERYPDDLSAWLSSPTVAPTGGGESFATVGRRVAAARDRLLARYAGRTVLVVTHVTPVKELVRLALGAPPESLFRMELSAASVSVVAYYADGNASLRLLNDTSHLT
- a CDS encoding zinc ribbon domain-containing protein, whose product is MNADPADQIRLLDVQALDVRLSQLDHKRGALPEHAEIESLTKDLAQLRDLLVASQTEESDTAREQTKAEQDVDQVRQRAVRDQQRLDSGTVSSSKDLENLQREIVSLAKRQGDLEDVVLEVMERRESAQERVAELTERVSSVQAKTDDAVARRDAATEGLDGEAATVTKEREVVSGTLPADLLKLYEKLRTQQGGVGAARLYRRRCEGCQLELNITEVNEVKAAPRDEVLRCENCRRILVRTADSGL
- a CDS encoding TOPRIM nucleotidyl transferase/hydrolase domain-containing protein — its product is MADMGVFREAVVAWAGGGDGGLARELVGRVGVRGVVLVEGPSDAAAVEALAVSRGRDLVGEGVCVLPMGGAMSVGRFVQVLGPPGLGLRLAGLCDEAELSFYVRGLERAGATRDGFFVCVADLEDELIRALGTDRVAELVEAEGDLRALQTFLRQPAQQGRPSQQQLRRFLGTKKGRKIHYGRVLVEALEPGRVPAPLDDLLAFLNAPRVG
- a CDS encoding Nif3-like dinuclear metal center hexameric protein; protein product: MPRLSEVLAELDTLWPPERAEQWDAVGTVCGDPDASVTRVLFAVDPVQDIVDEAVELGAELIVTHHPLYLRGTTTVAASTFKGRAVHTLIKHDIALHVAHTNADTADPGVSDALAGALDLRIVRPLVPDPTDPAGRRGLGRICELDRPATLRDFAARVAHRLPATAQGIRIAGDPAALVRTVAVSGGSGDSLFDQVRAAGVDAFVTADLRHHPVSEATHHSPLGLVDAAHWATEWPWCEQAAAQLDEISDRHGWDLRVHVSKTVTDPWSAHLSSGAPN
- a CDS encoding ABC transporter substrate-binding protein — translated: MSVRRRGAAAVVALAAALTLAACGSGSSDTSSAKSSGASSGAKADAAGKAAVATGGEDFASAAKKTAAFGTDAKPGQFPRTITHAMGKTVIEARPQRVVVLDVGELDNVVSLGIKPVGWAATLPGDKLPPYLAKQAGDPKSVGTISSLNLEAIAALKPDLILGSQLRAADKYNELSKIAPTVFSIRPGFTWKENYLLNAKAVDKLAEAQAKLADYRKRVAALDTALGSDRPTISMVRFRPGQLRLYAESSFIGQILKDVGLPRPKNQQIQDLAVEISPEKIDEADADWIFWATYGDPSKTDEAAATSSPLWKNLTAVKNGHVKAVNDETWYLGLGVTAADLVLNDLHTYLAK
- a CDS encoding MerR family transcriptional regulator, which gives rise to MRIGEIAALVGVTPRAVRHYHHRGLLPEPVRRANGYREYSVRDAVLLARIRRLTELGLGLDEVRDVLADDAGRELAEVLAELDADLAREERAIQERRARLAELMAGPLSGGAGPVSPALARLLGTLPATDSPMAAKDRELLTLFDTADGDRRVYEALHPLTHDTEVLALYRRLDDLAEAPRDDPRIPALAAAISAAVPDTLVDAMPVEGDPMDAGFGAALLADFAPAQAEVVRRIMEALTERGRTRAREEGVAGGDGEQGVGRGSS
- the eda gene encoding bifunctional 4-hydroxy-2-oxoglutarate aldolase/2-dehydro-3-deoxy-phosphogluconate aldolase, yielding MTSLLDLAPVIPVVVLHDAADAVPLARALVAGGLPAIEVTLRTPAALDAIRAIAEEVPDAVVGAGTVITPAGVADSVAAGARFLVSPGWTPRLLDAARESGVPFLPGVSTASEVVALLERGVTEMKFFPAEAAGGTAYLKSLSSPLPQARFCPTGGITAESAREYLALPNVGCVGGTWMIPADALAARDWGRVEGLARGAGGLRGGSLGV